CGGCCCGTGGATCATCCCCGTCTGTCTCGCCTATCCGGCCGGTGGCGGCGTCTCGCGGACCTGCGTCGTCCTCTCGGAGGAGCGGATGACCTCCCCGCTCCCCGGCGCCACGTCGTGCCCGGCATGGATCCACCCCGACGCGGGCGAGTACGGCTATTACCGCTGGTCGGTGCCCCGCGACGTCGCGGCGCGGCTCGGCGAGGCCGTGTCCTCTCCGTGGGGGGTGAGCGGAACGGCGGGGGCCGACGACGCCACGCGCTCCCGTATCGCCCTCCTCGATCAGTCGTGGGCGATGGTCGCCGCCGGGAAGCTCGACCCCGGCGCCTTCCTGACGACCCTCGAGGCGGTGGCGAAGCACGGCGGCCGGCGGGAGCTGGAGCAGGTCGCCTCACGCCTCGACCGCGTGGCGGAGGTCTGGGACGACCTGGCGAGCGGCGAGGGGTTCGAGTCCTTCGTGCGGCGCACCCTCGAGCCCGAGGGGAAGCGCCTGTCGTGGGATCCCGCCCCCGGGGAAAGCGATGATGACGCCATCCTGAGGCCGCGCCTTCTCGAGACGCTCGGCATCCGGGGCCGCGCCCCGTGGGTCCTTGCGGGCGCGGCGGAGCGGACGCGGAGGTATCTCGACGATCCGGCCTCGATCCCCGCGTCCATCGCGGCGACGGCTCTCGCGATCACGGCGCGCCACGGCGACCTCGGGTTCGCCGACGCGAGAGTGCTCCTCGCGTCGGCGCGCACTCCCGGCGCGAGGACGAACGCGCTGACCGCGATGGAGAATCTCCCTCCCGGCCCGCCGCTGGCCTCGGCCATGGAGCTCTCGCTCACCGACGCGGTGCGCGTGCAGGACCTGAACGGCATCCTGACCGGCGCGCTCGAGCGGGCGGAGACGCGCGACCAGGCCTTCGCGTTTCTCGAGGCGCGGTTCGACGACATCGTGAAGCGGATGCCGGGAGGTTTTGCGGGCGCGCCGCGACTCGAGCGGAGGATCGGCGTCTTCTGCTCGGAGGCGAGGCGGGACGCGGCGCGGGTCTTCTTCGAGGGGAAGAAGATCCCCGGGGGAGAGCGGTTCCTCACCGAGGGGGTTCAGAACGCGAGCCAGTGCATCGCTCTCAGATCGTACGGGCAGGCCGCCCTGAGCTCCTTCTTCGAGACCGCGCGGCCGGCGGCGGAGTAGCCCCCGCGGAAGATCAGTCGGCGTAGTTCTCGGGGAAGAGCCGGCGCTCGACGAGCTCCACGAGGATGTGGATCACCTTGATGTGGAGCTCCTGCACGCGGTCGGACCACTCGCCGAACGGCGTGCAGATCTCGATGGACGCCTCTCGCGCGAGCGGGGTCGCCGCGCGTCCGGTCAGCGCGACGACGGTGAGCCCGAGCTCCCGCGCCAGCGCCGCGGCCCGGACGACGTTGGGGCTTCGCCCGCTGGTGCTGATCGCGAGGAGCGCGTCCCCGCGTCTCGCGTGCGCCTCGAGGTACCGCGCGAAGACGCTTTCATAGCCGTAATCGTTCGCAGCGCAGCTGAGGTGGCCGGGATCGCTGATCGCCGCTGCGGGAAGGGCGCGACGCTCCTTCCGGAATTTCCCCGACAGCTCCTCGGCGAAGTGCATCGCGTCCGACATCGACCCGCCGTTGCCGCAGGCGAAGACGCGCCCCGCGCTCTCGAAGCACTCCGCGAGCGCGAGCCCGGCTCTCGCGATCGACTCGATCGCCCCGGAGTCCCCCGTCAGCCGCGCCAGGGCGGCCGCGCTCTCGTCGAGTGCTGCCTTGATGTGCCGGGAGGTCAACGCGTGGCCCTCGTCTCCGGGATTGGAGCCGCATTTGAACCGAACCGGGCGGCGGATTCAAGTGTCCTCCGTCGCCCTTCACCTCGTCCTGTGCCAGGTCACCTCGCGGCCGAGGAGGCACGTCACGACGCCGACCGCGGAGGCGGCGTGCACGACGACGAAGTAGGCCGGCAGCGCGAGCCAGCCGCGAAGGGGCGCCGCCCCGCGCTCCATGGCGATCGCGCCGAGGGCGACCGCGTAGAACGCCGCCTGTGCGATCGCCGACGCGAGGAATATCGGGCCCGCGTCGAGCAGGAAGAGATTGGCGATGAAGAGCCCGGCGAGCCAGAAGGGGACAGCCCAGCGGTTGATCTTGTGCGACAGGAGCTGGAACGCGAGAAGCCATCTCCCCCGCCCGATCGCCTCCTTGAGGAGGACGGCGGCGCTCGTGAGCATCCAGTTGATGATCCGGACCTTGCGGCGGTACTCGTGGACGAAGCGGGCCGTCGCCCCCTCAACGGAGACCGCGCCCGGCTCGAGGATGGAGCCGTACCCGTCGAGGATGCACCGGATCGGGATCTCGAAGTCGTCGCCGCGATCGGGGGCGATCGGCCGGAAGCGCTCGCGCCGGACGGCGAAGAGCGATCCGTTCGCACCCGGCAGCGAGAAGAGGCGGCTGCTCGCCGACTTGAGGAGCTGCTCCATCCCCCAGTACACCTCCTCCGACGCTCCCGCCGCGGTCCTCTCGTCGTTCGCGTAGGTGAGCCGCCCCGAGACCGAGCCGATGCGGGGGTCCGCGAAGTGGCGGACCATCTTCCGCAGCGCGTCGGGGCGGATCATCGCGTTCGCGTCCGTGAAGAGAAGGATCTCCCCGCGGCTCTCCGGCACCGCGCGCGCGAGGTTCCGCACCTTCCCCTGCCGCACGCGGCTCGGAAGCAGCCTCACGCCGGCGCCCGCGTACCCCGCGACGATCCCGTCGGTGCCATCCGTCGACTCCGAGGCGACGACGATCTCGATCCGGTCGCGGGGGTAGTCGAGAGCGAGAGTGTTCTCGATCTTCCGCGCGATGACCGCCTCCTCGTTGTACGCCGGGACGAGGACCGAGACCGAGGGAGTGTGCGCCTCGTCGGCGCGGCTCCTCCTCCCGAACAGGACCGCGAGCGTCCAGAGGATCATCGGATAGGCGGCGTACGAGTAGAGGATGAGCCCCGCGAACGCGGCGAACGCGGCGCGGGCCATCAGCGAGCCGCTCCCGCGGGCGGCGAGCGCATCAGCGCGAGGAGCGCGTCGGCGCTCTTCGCGATGTCGAAGTGATCCTCGACGTGGCGGCGCGCGGCGCCCGCGAGCCGAGCGGCGAGGGGGAGGTCCGTCGTGATCGCGTCGAGCGCATCCGCGAGAGCGCGCGCGTCCCCCGGCTCGACGAGGAGCCCGGTCCTTCCGTCCTCGACGAGCTCGGGGATGCCGGAGAGCCGCGTCGAGACCACCGGCACGCCGAGGGCCATCGCCTCCATCAGCACGACGGGGATGCCGTCCATCAGGCCGCCCCGTCCCCGCTCGCACGCGAGGGCGCACACGCTCGCCGCCGAGATCGTCCGCCGCACCTCGTCCATCGGGCGGGACCCCGTCAGCTCGACGCGATCCGTGAGGGTGAACTCGCGGATCAGCAGGCGGAGCGTCGCCTCGAGCGGCCCGTCACCGATGATCTCGCAGGTGACGTCGCGGCCGCGGTCGCGCAGCGTCGCGATCGCGCGGAGCAGCGTCGGGAACCCCTTGTAGTCCACGAGCCTCCCGACCGAGATCACGCGCACGGGACCGGCGGGAAGCGCCTCCCTCACCGGGTACTCGCCGAGCGGCACGCCGCAGTGGACGACGCGAAGGCGCCGGGCCGCCTCCGCGCCGCACGCGCGCTCGAGGTGCCTCCTGTTGGACTCGGAGATCGTGACGGTGAAGTCGGACTCGAGGATCTTGCGCCTCAGGAGCGGGTTCGGCGCGAAGATGTCGTGCGCGTGCGCCGTGAGGGAGTACGGGATCCCCTCGAGCCTCCGGACGGCCCAGGCCACGAGGGCGGGGTACGTCGCCCAGTGGGCGTGGACGCGATCGATGCCCCGCGCCCTGAGCAGCCGCCCCACGCGAGCCGCGACCGCGACGAGCGGAAGCGACTTCACTAGTTCGGCGGGGGCGGTCGCCAGGGACCCCGCCGTCACCCGGGCCAGCGCGCCGCCCGAGGCGAGCGGGCGCGTCGCGAGAGACGAGACGAACGCGGCCGCGGCGGGGCCCGCGCCGTCGGCGTAGATGGTATCGGCCTCGAACTCGCGGGCGCCCGGATGCGCGAGGGGCTCCCGCCGGCTCTTCAGCGACACGACCGCGACCTCGACTCCCCGCTCGCGGAGCGACTGCATCTCCCGCAGGATGAACGTCTCGGAGATCTTCGGAAAGAGGGAGACGAGGTACGCGACCTTCATGCGCGATCTCTCGCGAAGGCGTCGAACGTCCGGCGCACCGACGCGTCGATCGCCTGCTGCGCCATCTCGTCGAAGGGAAGATCCCCGTCGAGGCGCACGAACGGGGCCGCGCCGGCGATCGTCCGGTAGGCGCCCGCGAGGCGCCGGCGCGATTCGAGCGTCGTCCCGTCTTCCTTCCGCGCGTGCGCGATCTCGGCGTTCACGTCGATGAGGAAGGCGATGTCCGGCGCGGGAGCCGCCCCGAGGAGGAAGCCGGCCGCCCGCGCGGGCAGGGATCGCCCGCCGTCCGGAGAGCGGCCGAGGAGATCGGCGAGCGCGTCGTACGCGTAGCGATCGCAGATGATCGTCCGCCCGGCCGCGAGCGCGAGCCGCGCCCGCTGGAGCGACGCCGCCTGCTCGAGCACGACGGCCCAGGTCCACAGGCTCCGCCTCCAGCGTCCCGAGAGAAACGCCCGCTTCGCCTCCTCGTCGCGCGCCGCGGGGATCCGGCCGCTCGCGACGCGGCGCGCGAGCGCCTTCCCGGACACCGCCATCCGCGAGAAGCCGCCGCGGCTCCAGAGTCGCGCGACGGGAACCTCGCACAGCCTCAGGGTCCGCTCAACCGATTCGGCGAGACGGCTCTTGCCCGCGCCGTCCGGACCGCTGATCGTGATGAGCTGGGCGGGGCGGCATCGGATCGCGAGCCGGTTGGCCACGAGGTTCCACCCGCTCGCGGCCAGATCCCTCACCCTGCGATCCGGCTCCCGCCGGTCGTCCCCGGCGATCAGGGCGACGAGATGCCCCTTCGAGAACCAGCGCGGCGTCCTGTGCGGGAGCGCCACTCCCGCCGTGGGGACGACCCGGCGGATCGATCGGCGCGCCCATGCGGAGCGAGCCAACGCGTCCACGGCGCGATCGCGATCGGCCTCCTCGATGAGCGGCCCGGCCCCGGCCGCGCGGCAGACGGCGTCGTAGAGGAAGAGCGACGACGACGCGGCCGCCTCCCACCGGCGCTCCCTCGCCTCCGCGAGGAAGTCGGTGACGCGCGCGCCGCGGGCGAGGCACCGCCGGACCGTGCGCAGGTCGCTCAGGCGCACCTCGTCGGTCTCGAGAATCGAGTGGGCGAGCGTCGCGGTGAGCGCGTCCGCGGGCGACGAGACGCGGAGCCATGGCTCCTCCCCGCCCACCGAACGCGCGGCCACCTCCTCGCCGTCGGCGACGACGATCTTTCCCCAGGAGACGCACTCGTGCAGGTGCACGCTCAGGCCAGGCCGGCCGCGCTCGAACGTGCGGAAGAGGAGCTTGTGGTCCTCGCGGTAGTGCGGAAAACGGATGTGTCCCAGGGCCGCCACGATCCGCGCGCTCTCCTCGAAGCGGCTCGGGGGAACGAGCACGTCGAGATTGCTGCTCAGGTAGGGAAAGGGGGCCGCAGATTTGAAGAGGACGGGACGGATCCCGGAGGCCGCGAGCGCCTCGGCGACGGGACGATACGCGTCGATCAGCTCCTGCCTGCGGGCGCGCGCCGAGAGGATCGTCGCGGCGCCGGCCGGCGAGGCGGCGACGGCCGATCGGAGCGGATCGGCGCCCTCTCCGGCCTCGAAGAGCGCGAGGAGCGACACCTTGTTCGAGGCCAGGAGGGAGACGACGGCCGAGGACTCCTCCGCCGAGAGATCGCCGGCGGCCCGCGCGCCCCCTGCCCCGGGAGCGATCCCGAGCGCCAGAGCCACCGCGGCGCGCATCACCGCCGGGTCCGTCAAGCCCGCGCCTCCCGCGAAGCCGGGGGAGCCGGGACGGCGGCCTCGAGGCTCTTCACGATTTGCTCCGCCATTCCGTCCCACGTCAGCCGCTCGAGGCGGCGCCTCAGCTCCGGCGCGGGGCGATCCTGGCGCATGCCGAGCACCGCGCGCGGCAGCTCCGCCTCCGACTCGAAGAAGACGACGCCCGCTCCCGCCCCGTCGAGGAGCGCGGGGACGCCGCCGAATCTCGTCGTGACGATCGGGAGGTTCGTCGCCATCGCCTCCAGGATGGAGAGCGGCAGCTCGATCGCGTCGAGCGACGAATGGACCGGGAAGACGTAGCAGTCCGAGGCGCGGTAGTGCTCCTCGATGTCCGCGAGGTGGCGATCCACGACGCGCACCCCCGCCTGCTGCAGCTCGCGGCGGACGTCGGCGTCACCCTGCGTGCTCGTGCTGGTGACGAGGAGCGCCTGCATGCCCGGGATCGCCTGGATCGACTTGAGGGCCAGCACGCCGCGCGCCTCCTTGAGGTGACCGACGTGAAGGGCGATGTACGCCGACGCGGGGAGGCCGAGGGATCGCCGGAGAGCGCTCTTCGACGCGTCGCCGAGGGGGCGGAAGCGCGCCGTGTCGACGCCCCCCTCGAGCCGCGTCGAGGCGAGCCCGAGCCGCGCCGAGAGCGCCGCGACGGACGGGCCGAGCGCGAAGAGGCGATCGGGGGGGCCGAGGCGGGCTCCCACCCGCATGAGCCATCCCGGATCCCGGGGCTGGAGGGCGACGACCCCCAATCGGGCCGACGGCGCGCGGCGCCGCAGGACGGCCGTCCTGAGAAAGGTGCGCGGGGTCAGCGAGGTCCACGGGATGTAGACGATTCCCTCGGGGGCGAACGACGCGATCGACCGGGAGAGCGCCGATCCGACGAAGAAGCGGTCGCGCAGGACGCCGTGGACGGCCATCCCCTTCACCTCGGCGTCGAGCTCGCCGAGGAGAAGGACCTCCCGCCGCCGGGACATCGCCGCCCCGATCTCCGCCGCGAAGATCCGGACCCCCTCGTCGAGGGGCGGGTGGAGGACCTCGCACAGGATCGCGACGCGTTTCACGTGGACAGGACCTCCTCGTAGACTCCTGCGGTCGCCTCGATCATGCGCGCGACGCCGAAATCCGATGCGATGCGCCCGAGTCCCGCGCTCCCCTGGCGCGCCCGGAGGCCGGGGTCCGCGACCAGCGCGCGGACCGCGGTCAGCAGGGGAACGATCTGCCCGGGAGGCACGAGATGGCCGGAGAGGCCGTCCGCGACCAGCTCCCCGACCCCGCCGACGCGCGTCGCGACCACCGGGAGCCCCGCGGCCATCGCCTCGAGCACGGCGTTCGGGAGTCCCTCCGTGTCGGAGGTCAGCACGAATACGTCCATCGCGGCGAGCAGCCTCTGCACGTCGGAGCGCGCGCCCGGGAGCGCGACGCGCTCCGTCAGCCCGGCGGTGCGGATCGATCGCGCCAGCGCGTCGCGTCGCCGGCCGTCTCCCACGACGGCGAACCGTGTGGACGGGCTCTCGCGCGCCAGGGCGGCGGCGAGGTCGACGAAGAGATCGAGGTTCTTCTCCCGCGACAGGCGGCCGACCGTCCCGACGAGCACCGCTTCGGCCGGCACCCCCATCTCGGCGCGGGCCGCCGCGCGATCTCCGGCGGCCGCGCGCGCGCCGGCGGTGTCGACCCCGTTGCGCACGACGCGTATCGAGGCGGCGGGAACCCCGTAGTACGCCGAGGTGAACTCCTTCACCGACTCGGCGTTGGCGATCACCTTCGACGCGCTGCGGAAAACCCAGGAGTGGACGAGCCGGCTTGCTCGCGAGGGGATGGGCATGGTCGTGCGCGAGGAGACGATCAGGCGGCGGAGCCCCGCGAGCCGCGACGCGGCGTACGCGTAGGCGTTCGCCCCGACGAGGAACGAGTGGACGAGATGAGCGCCGGTCTCCCGGAGCATCGAGGCGAGGCCCCTCACGCGCGCGACATCGCGGCGGCCCCGCCGCGGAAAAAGCGTGACCTCGATCCCGTCGCGCCTGAGGCTCGAGGCGTGCGGCTCGGCCACCTCGGAGAGGCAGGCGACGGCGGGCACGAATCCGGCTCCGGCGAGGCCGCGGGCGAGCAGCGCGAGCTGCCCTTCGGCGCCCCCCTGCTGGAGCTGGCCGATCACGAGGACGACTTTCCGCGTCAAGGCCTCACCGGCTTTCTCATCACGAAGAGGTAGGAGACCGCGAGTCCATGGAGCGGAGGCCAGCGCGAGGTGACGCGATCCCAGGTGACGCCGAGCCGGTAGAGGAAGGGGGAGAGCTTCAGATAGTCGGGAGGGTGCTCGCACGGGGTCGCCCGCTCGAGCGCGAGGCCCGCGCTCGAGGCCAGCGCCCGCAGGGCGCGCCGGGTGTTCGCGCGGTAGTACGTGGGGAAGTTGTCGTACACGTTTTTGCCGAAGATCGTGCGGAGGGCCCAGGGCGCGATGCGCTCGGGGACGAGCCGGCCGAGGATCGACGAGTAGTACCACTTGTTGGGGCACAGCACGATCGCGGCGCCGCCCGGCCGGAGGACGCGGGCGATCTCGAGGAAGGCCGCGACCGGATCCGCCAGGTGCTCGGAGACCGATCGCATCGCAATGACGTCGAACGCATCGGCCGCGAGCGGCAGCGCGCCGATGTCCGAGACGACCCCCCTCGCCCCCGGCCCCGATTCGGCCATCGCCTCGAGATCGACGCCGACCGCGAGGCGGCAGCGGTCCCTGAAGATCTGCGCGAGCATCAGCTTCTTCCCGCACCCCGCGTCGAGAAAACGGCCCTCCCTCGGCAGGTTGTCGGCGATCGCCGCCTTCAGCAGCGTGTCGCGATGGCGGGCGAGCGTGTAGTAACGGGCCCCGATCATCATCGAGGCACGCCGGCGGTCCGCCAGGCTCTTCATCGCGCCGCGACGGCCTCCATCTCGTCGAACCTCTGGCGGAGCAGGATGCCGAGAGCCAGCATGATGAAGACGCTGTACTCGAACTCGACGTCTCCCGAGAACCCGAAGACGCACAGGTTCACGAGGAAGCACTGCACGGCCAGGCCGAACATGTACAGGAACGAGCGGCGGTCGCCGCGCGCCTCGAGGCGCGTCTCGATCTTCCGCAGACCCCGCCAGGTGATCCCGAGGACGGCGAGGTAGAGGATGAGCGCCGGGAACCCCATCTGCGCCGACAGGTCGAGGTACATGTCGTGCGTGGGAAGGTGCCGGCGGAAGTTGACCGTGTCGTATCGATCGAAGTCGCGGAGGAAGTTGCCGATCCCGACGCCGAACACGGGGTTGGCCTTCGCGGCGTTCAGGCCGATCACCGCCATCTTGAACCGATCGACGTCCTTGATCTCGTCGATTCTCTGGAACCGCTTCACGAGATTCGTCTGCGAGGCCACGCCGCCGAGGACGGCGACGATGAGGACGATCGCGATCACGCGCGCGCTGCGGGTGACCTTGAAGAACATGAACACGAGGACCGCCGCCATCGAGATGAAGCCCGATCGCGACAGCGTCGAAAGGATCACCGCGCCGTCGGCGACGGCCAGGAGCAGGAGCGCCGTCCTCAGCCAGCGCCGCTCGACGACGAAGAACGAGAAGACCGCGAGGATGAGCATCGTCGTCAGCTCGAACGCCAGGTTGTTCGGGTTGTGCACGATGCCCGTCGTCCTCAGCATCTTCTCGGAGATGACGACCTTCTCCTGGCCGAAGACGCCGAGACGGCCGCCCACGGACGCGACGACGAGGCCGATGTTCGCCAGCGTGAGAACGCCGACGAGCCGCTTCATGGCGCTCTCGCCCACGAAGAGGCTCGTGACCAGGAAGAAGATGAGGA
This sequence is a window from Acidobacteriota bacterium. Protein-coding genes within it:
- a CDS encoding nucleotidyltransferase family protein; this translates as MTDPAVMRAAVALALGIAPGAGGARAAGDLSAEESSAVVSLLASNKVSLLALFEAGEGADPLRSAVAASPAGAATILSARARRQELIDAYRPVAEALAASGIRPVLFKSAAPFPYLSSNLDVLVPPSRFEESARIVAALGHIRFPHYREDHKLLFRTFERGRPGLSVHLHECVSWGKIVVADGEEVAARSVGGEEPWLRVSSPADALTATLAHSILETDEVRLSDLRTVRRCLARGARVTDFLAEARERRWEAAASSSLFLYDAVCRAAGAGPLIEEADRDRAVDALARSAWARRSIRRVVPTAGVALPHRTPRWFSKGHLVALIAGDDRREPDRRVRDLAASGWNLVANRLAIRCRPAQLITISGPDGAGKSRLAESVERTLRLCEVPVARLWSRGGFSRMAVSGKALARRVASGRIPAARDEEAKRAFLSGRWRRSLWTWAVVLEQAASLQRARLALAAGRTIICDRYAYDALADLLGRSPDGGRSLPARAAGFLLGAAPAPDIAFLIDVNAEIAHARKEDGTTLESRRRLAGAYRTIAGAAPFVRLDGDLPFDEMAQQAIDASVRRTFDAFARDRA
- a CDS encoding glycosyltransferase → MKVAYLVSLFPKISETFILREMQSLRERGVEVAVVSLKSRREPLAHPGAREFEADTIYADGAGPAAAAFVSSLATRPLASGGALARVTAGSLATAPAELVKSLPLVAVAARVGRLLRARGIDRVHAHWATYPALVAWAVRRLEGIPYSLTAHAHDIFAPNPLLRRKILESDFTVTISESNRRHLERACGAEAARRLRVVHCGVPLGEYPVREALPAGPVRVISVGRLVDYKGFPTLLRAIATLRDRGRDVTCEIIGDGPLEATLRLLIREFTLTDRVELTGSRPMDEVRRTISAASVCALACERGRGGLMDGIPVVLMEAMALGVPVVSTRLSGIPELVEDGRTGLLVEPGDARALADALDAITTDLPLAARLAGAARRHVEDHFDIAKSADALLALMRSPPAGAAR
- a CDS encoding glycosyltransferase family 2 protein produces the protein MARAAFAAFAGLILYSYAAYPMILWTLAVLFGRRSRADEAHTPSVSVLVPAYNEEAVIARKIENTLALDYPRDRIEIVVASESTDGTDGIVAGYAGAGVRLLPSRVRQGKVRNLARAVPESRGEILLFTDANAMIRPDALRKMVRHFADPRIGSVSGRLTYANDERTAAGASEEVYWGMEQLLKSASSRLFSLPGANGSLFAVRRERFRPIAPDRGDDFEIPIRCILDGYGSILEPGAVSVEGATARFVHEYRRKVRIINWMLTSAAVLLKEAIGRGRWLLAFQLLSHKINRWAVPFWLAGLFIANLFLLDAGPIFLASAIAQAAFYAVALGAIAMERGAAPLRGWLALPAYFVVVHAASAVGVVTCLLGREVTWHRTR
- a CDS encoding class I SAM-dependent methyltransferase, producing MKSLADRRRASMMIGARYYTLARHRDTLLKAAIADNLPREGRFLDAGCGKKLMLAQIFRDRCRLAVGVDLEAMAESGPGARGVVSDIGALPLAADAFDVIAMRSVSEHLADPVAAFLEIARVLRPGGAAIVLCPNKWYYSSILGRLVPERIAPWALRTIFGKNVYDNFPTYYRANTRRALRALASSAGLALERATPCEHPPDYLKLSPFLYRLGVTWDRVTSRWPPLHGLAVSYLFVMRKPVRP
- a CDS encoding SIS domain-containing protein, whose protein sequence is MTSRHIKAALDESAAALARLTGDSGAIESIARAGLALAECFESAGRVFACGNGGSMSDAMHFAEELSGKFRKERRALPAAAISDPGHLSCAANDYGYESVFARYLEAHARRGDALLAISTSGRSPNVVRAAALARELGLTVVALTGRAATPLAREASIEICTPFGEWSDRVQELHIKVIHILVELVERRLFPENYAD
- a CDS encoding glycosyltransferase, which gives rise to MTRKVVLVIGQLQQGGAEGQLALLARGLAGAGFVPAVACLSEVAEPHASSLRRDGIEVTLFPRRGRRDVARVRGLASMLRETGAHLVHSFLVGANAYAYAASRLAGLRRLIVSSRTTMPIPSRASRLVHSWVFRSASKVIANAESVKEFTSAYYGVPAASIRVVRNGVDTAGARAAAGDRAAARAEMGVPAEAVLVGTVGRLSREKNLDLFVDLAAALARESPSTRFAVVGDGRRRDALARSIRTAGLTERVALPGARSDVQRLLAAMDVFVLTSDTEGLPNAVLEAMAAGLPVVATRVGGVGELVADGLSGHLVPPGQIVPLLTAVRALVADPGLRARQGSAGLGRIASDFGVARMIEATAGVYEEVLST
- a CDS encoding glycosyltransferase family 4 protein, which translates into the protein MKRVAILCEVLHPPLDEGVRIFAAEIGAAMSRRREVLLLGELDAEVKGMAVHGVLRDRFFVGSALSRSIASFAPEGIVYIPWTSLTPRTFLRTAVLRRRAPSARLGVVALQPRDPGWLMRVGARLGPPDRLFALGPSVAALSARLGLASTRLEGGVDTARFRPLGDASKSALRRSLGLPASAYIALHVGHLKEARGVLALKSIQAIPGMQALLVTSTSTQGDADVRRELQQAGVRVVDRHLADIEEHYRASDCYVFPVHSSLDAIELPLSILEAMATNLPIVTTRFGGVPALLDGAGAGVVFFESEAELPRAVLGMRQDRPAPELRRRLERLTWDGMAEQIVKSLEAAVPAPPASREARA
- a CDS encoding O-antigen ligase family protein; translation: MKTLALAFPGRERLSKRRMIAGLILTGATLTILFAMVVLRLSMPGILLGAALVAAAAATVLFPEVGLHALILNAVVGLAHLADLPRLGPLSVPIAFELILAAAFAVQVAIGRRRLHVGSLQHLLFAALTFWVVVSLLVNGRVTEENLDAIRNLYLVRLLIFFLVTSLFVGESAMKRLVGVLTLANIGLVVASVGGRLGVFGQEKVVISEKMLRTTGIVHNPNNLAFELTTMLILAVFSFFVVERRWLRTALLLLAVADGAVILSTLSRSGFISMAAVLVFMFFKVTRSARVIAIVLIVAVLGGVASQTNLVKRFQRIDEIKDVDRFKMAVIGLNAAKANPVFGVGIGNFLRDFDRYDTVNFRRHLPTHDMYLDLSAQMGFPALILYLAVLGITWRGLRKIETRLEARGDRRSFLYMFGLAVQCFLVNLCVFGFSGDVEFEYSVFIMLALGILLRQRFDEMEAVAAR